A genomic stretch from Chitinophaga lutea includes:
- a CDS encoding response regulator transcription factor, translated as MKVLLIEDNLELASSISEFLAREGYICEVSYNIRDAQDKLISFQYDCVLLDIMLPDGNGLQILSFMRLERVQSSILILSAKNSLDDKIAGLEEGADDYLTKPFHLPELHARLRAIYRRKKLNGSNMITFNEISLNIDTLEAHVNGTLLDMTRKEFDLLLYFIVNKNRVLSRQSIAAHLWGDYTDNLANFDFVYQHVKNIRKKISAANGTDYIGTVYGLGYKFNTSKQ; from the coding sequence ATGAAGGTGTTGCTGATTGAAGACAACCTGGAGCTGGCCAGCAGTATATCGGAATTCCTGGCCAGGGAAGGGTACATCTGTGAGGTGAGTTACAATATCCGTGACGCACAGGACAAACTCATCTCATTTCAGTACGATTGTGTGCTGCTCGACATTATGCTGCCGGACGGGAACGGCCTGCAGATTTTGTCGTTCATGCGCCTGGAGCGCGTGCAAAGCAGCATCCTCATCCTGTCGGCCAAAAACTCGCTCGACGACAAGATTGCCGGGCTGGAAGAAGGGGCGGACGATTATCTCACCAAACCCTTCCATCTTCCCGAACTGCACGCCCGCCTGCGCGCCATTTACCGCCGCAAGAAGCTCAACGGGAGCAACATGATCACCTTCAACGAAATCAGCCTCAATATCGATACGCTGGAAGCGCATGTGAACGGCACCCTGCTCGACATGACGCGCAAGGAATTCGATCTGCTACTGTATTTCATCGTCAATAAAAACCGGGTTTTGTCCCGGCAGTCGATCGCAGCCCATCTTTGGGGCGATTATACGGACAACCTCGCCAACTTCGATTTTGTATACCAGCATGTGAAAAATATCCGCAAGAAGATCAGCGCGGCCAACGGAACGGACTATATCGGCACAGTGTACGGGTTAGGGTATAAATTCAATACATCGAAGCAATAA
- a CDS encoding sensor histidine kinase, producing MKLVDRFTLWFLGITMLIIPVNSFITYQSIKREIDKAAIERLKHVNVRVAGQIERGEVPGEYSQGCKIKVETTAAGHPVDVYEVTEKDVTHDPELKDNDRKITVASFHTINNKHYKIISGDYVSRSEQILAGLRTSIMWKLIILICLVVLTARLASRFVLAPFYGTLKKLQRFNLKLKKKLVLPPTRTKELQELNCFVSKMTDKAVDDYNSLKEFAENASHELQTPLAIIRSKLELLSESDIQGEQAVLITDMQNAVDKLTRINRSLILLSRLENNEYETEEEVNLSHYTQEAVNAFGDLVSLKSLTLQCNIDTNVDVRLHASLADILLNNLISNAIRHNIPGGSIEVSLNRRCLVISNTGLPPEGATEDMFQRFKKGSQSNNSIGIGLSIVKQICDMNSFEIRYHYTSDRHHVEVFFAGEANSSKLLQNDERYLQEKYQL from the coding sequence ATGAAGCTCGTTGACAGATTTACACTGTGGTTTCTCGGCATTACGATGCTGATCATCCCCGTGAATAGTTTTATCACCTACCAGAGCATCAAGCGCGAAATAGACAAGGCCGCGATTGAGCGGCTGAAACATGTGAACGTGCGGGTAGCCGGGCAGATCGAGCGGGGAGAAGTGCCGGGCGAATACAGCCAGGGCTGCAAGATCAAAGTGGAAACCACCGCCGCCGGCCACCCGGTGGATGTGTACGAAGTGACCGAAAAGGATGTGACCCACGATCCCGAGCTGAAAGACAACGACCGCAAAATCACCGTGGCGTCGTTCCACACCATCAACAACAAACACTACAAGATCATTTCAGGCGATTATGTATCGCGCTCGGAGCAGATCCTGGCGGGCCTGCGCACGTCCATCATGTGGAAGCTCATCATCCTCATCTGCCTCGTGGTGCTCACCGCGCGGCTCGCTTCGCGGTTTGTGCTGGCGCCGTTTTACGGCACGCTCAAAAAGCTGCAGCGCTTCAACCTGAAGCTGAAGAAAAAACTGGTGCTACCGCCCACACGCACCAAAGAGCTGCAGGAGCTCAACTGTTTTGTAAGCAAGATGACCGACAAGGCTGTGGATGATTATAATTCCCTGAAAGAGTTCGCCGAAAACGCCTCGCACGAACTGCAAACGCCCCTGGCCATCATCCGCAGCAAACTGGAACTGCTCTCCGAATCCGACATCCAGGGAGAACAGGCCGTGCTGATCACCGACATGCAGAACGCGGTAGACAAGCTGACGCGCATCAACCGCTCGCTGATCTTATTGTCGAGGCTCGAAAACAACGAATACGAAACCGAGGAAGAGGTGAACCTGAGCCACTACACGCAGGAAGCCGTGAACGCTTTCGGCGACTTGGTTTCGCTCAAGTCGCTCACCCTGCAGTGCAATATAGACACCAATGTGGACGTGCGGCTGCATGCCTCACTGGCGGACATCCTGCTCAACAATCTCATCAGTAACGCCATCCGTCACAACATTCCCGGCGGCTCCATCGAAGTGAGCCTCAACCGCCGCTGCCTCGTTATCAGCAACACCGGCCTGCCGCCGGAAGGGGCTACCGAAGACATGTTCCAGCGCTTCAAAAAAGGGAGCCAGAGCAATAATTCCATCGGGATTGGTCTGTCTATTGTCAAACAGATCTGCGACATGAATTCCTTTGAAATCCGCTACCATTATACATCCGACCGTCATCATGTAGAAGTTTTCTTTGCAGGTGAAGCCAATTCTTCAAAATTGCTTCAAAATGATGAGCGCTATTTGCAGGAGAAATATCAGCTTTAG
- a CDS encoding TolC family protein produces MTRRYPVHLLLLVMCLSAAAAQGQVLTMKDAIQTALNNYGTIKAKANYANASKATAEQARRDYLPNLSISAQQDYGTVNGQNGPLYGFGGLGVASSGLPLPDQNWNAAFGALYLANINWEFFAFGRAKEKVKTAQSAAYRDERDREQESFRHEIKVAATYLNLLAAQRLTRSWERNLERADTFRAVVKRRASNGLIAGVDSSLANAEVASARIALTRSADLEQEQSNQLAQLMGVAPSAFVLDTAFLTRLPAVMTDTVTLNTDAHPVLRFYRSRIDLSHEQEKYIRTLNFPAFSFFSVLQTRASGFSSAYATDQTAFTHNYWDGVKPTRSNYLLGIGVTWNLTSPLRVKQQSAAQQFTSKALQNEMEVVDQQLKAQLVLADVKIKNALSNYQEAGIQLRSASQAYLQKTVMYQNGLSTLVDVTQALYSLNRAETERDVAYSNVWQALLLKAAAAGNFGLFINEF; encoded by the coding sequence ATGACAAGACGCTATCCTGTTCATCTGCTTCTGCTGGTGATGTGTTTGAGTGCCGCTGCCGCCCAGGGGCAGGTACTGACGATGAAAGATGCCATACAAACAGCGCTGAACAATTACGGAACGATCAAGGCGAAAGCCAACTATGCGAATGCTTCGAAAGCCACGGCGGAACAAGCGCGGCGCGACTACCTGCCCAACCTGAGTATTTCCGCTCAACAGGACTATGGTACGGTGAACGGCCAGAACGGCCCGTTATATGGTTTCGGTGGTTTGGGCGTGGCCTCTTCCGGCCTGCCTTTGCCCGACCAGAACTGGAATGCGGCGTTCGGGGCGCTTTACCTGGCCAATATCAACTGGGAATTTTTTGCCTTCGGCCGTGCCAAAGAAAAAGTCAAAACCGCACAATCCGCCGCCTATCGCGATGAGCGTGACCGCGAGCAGGAGAGTTTCCGCCACGAAATAAAAGTGGCCGCCACCTATCTCAACCTGCTGGCCGCCCAGCGCCTTACCCGCAGCTGGGAGCGCAACCTCGAGCGTGCGGATACGTTCAGGGCCGTGGTGAAACGCCGCGCCTCCAACGGGTTGATCGCCGGCGTGGATTCCTCGCTTGCCAACGCCGAAGTAGCCAGCGCCCGCATCGCGCTGACCCGCTCGGCCGACCTGGAACAGGAACAAAGCAACCAGCTGGCCCAGCTCATGGGTGTGGCGCCGTCGGCCTTCGTGCTGGATACCGCCTTCCTGACGAGGCTGCCCGCCGTGATGACAGACACGGTAACGCTCAATACGGACGCGCATCCCGTGCTCCGGTTTTACCGCAGCCGGATAGACCTCAGCCACGAACAGGAGAAATATATCAGAACGCTCAACTTCCCCGCTTTCTCGTTTTTCAGCGTGCTGCAAACGAGAGCATCGGGCTTCAGTTCGGCTTACGCCACAGACCAGACGGCCTTTACACATAATTACTGGGACGGTGTGAAACCCACGCGCAGCAACTACCTGCTGGGCATCGGCGTTACGTGGAACCTCACTTCGCCCCTGCGCGTAAAACAACAATCGGCCGCGCAACAGTTCACATCCAAAGCGCTGCAAAACGAAATGGAAGTGGTGGACCAGCAACTCAAAGCACAGCTGGTGCTGGCCGACGTGAAAATCAAAAACGCGCTCAGCAACTACCAGGAAGCCGGCATCCAGCTGCGCTCCGCTTCGCAGGCATACCTGCAGAAAACGGTGATGTACCAGAACGGGCTCAGCACGCTGGTGGATGTTACGCAGGCGCTTTATTCCCTCAACCGCGCGGAAACGGAGCGGGATGTGGCCTATAGCAACGTATGGCAGGCCCTGCTGCTGAAAGCCGCCGCCGCCGGCAACTTTGGGTTATTTATCAACGAATTCTAA